The following are encoded in a window of Candidatus Campbellbacteria bacterium genomic DNA:
- the dnaB gene encoding replicative DNA helicase, with protein MNKTMSEQDKQYLLPPQNIESEKALLGSIMLRNEVLHDVVDIIRDESFYVEKHKTIWQAIFELFSKGEPIDLLSLSNKLEENKQLSKVGGRSYLAELAQDVPSSANAEHYAHIVHKKFMMRGLIKAAQEITRYAYEDSIELEETLENAEKQVFDITNIAGSNKFLDSRDILGEAFERYERLHSSQDEMRGISTGFDDLDHMLAGFQKSDLIILAARPSMGKTSLALDIARQASLKSQVPVGIFSLEMSSQQLIDRMIAAQSQVDAWKLRTGKLSADTEFDKIREALNELSKAPIYIDDQPGNNILKMRSIARRLKSEKGLGLIIVDYLQLMVPTRSMNSDNVVQQVTEISRSLKNLARELDVPVLALSQLSRAVESRGGKPRLSDLRDSGSIEQDADVVMFIHREDKFNEDTERPNIAEVLIEKHRNGPVGRVELYFDEKKSSFLSVTKSDYGQFAEEFDPGF; from the coding sequence ATGAATAAGACGATGAGCGAACAGGATAAACAATATTTACTTCCACCGCAAAATATCGAGTCAGAGAAGGCGCTTTTGGGTTCAATTATGCTTCGCAATGAAGTATTGCATGACGTGGTTGATATAATCAGAGATGAAAGTTTTTATGTTGAAAAACATAAAACAATTTGGCAGGCGATCTTTGAGCTATTTAGTAAGGGCGAGCCGATAGACCTTCTCTCTCTTTCCAATAAATTGGAAGAGAACAAACAATTATCCAAAGTAGGAGGTCGAAGCTATTTAGCGGAATTGGCTCAAGATGTCCCCTCTTCTGCCAACGCTGAACATTACGCGCATATTGTGCATAAAAAGTTTATGATGCGCGGTTTAATAAAGGCCGCCCAAGAAATAACCCGCTATGCGTACGAAGACTCAATTGAACTCGAAGAGACACTAGAGAACGCTGAAAAGCAAGTTTTCGACATAACTAACATTGCCGGATCCAATAAGTTTTTGGATTCGAGGGACATATTAGGTGAAGCGTTTGAAAGATATGAACGCCTGCACAGTTCTCAAGATGAAATGAGGGGTATATCGACCGGATTCGACGATCTCGACCATATGTTGGCGGGATTTCAAAAATCTGACCTCATTATTCTTGCTGCCAGGCCTTCAATGGGTAAGACTTCCCTAGCTCTCGATATTGCCCGCCAAGCCTCTCTTAAAAGCCAAGTGCCGGTAGGAATTTTCTCGCTAGAGATGAGCTCTCAGCAACTCATTGACCGTATGATAGCCGCTCAATCTCAAGTGGACGCCTGGAAGCTTCGCACCGGAAAATTGTCAGCGGATACCGAGTTCGATAAGATCAGAGAAGCTCTCAACGAACTTTCTAAAGCACCAATTTATATTGACGATCAACCTGGTAATAACATTTTGAAAATGCGCTCTATAGCTAGACGTCTAAAGAGCGAAAAAGGATTAGGTTTGATCATTGTTGATTATCTGCAATTGATGGTTCCAACGCGCTCTATGAACTCTGACAACGTAGTGCAACAGGTTACTGAGATCTCTCGGTCTCTCAAGAACTTAGCTCGTGAGTTGGATGTTCCGGTATTGGCTCTATCTCAGTTATCTCGAGCCGTGGAAAGCCGCGGAGGTAAGCCGCGTCTATCTGACCTTCGTGATTCCGGTTCCATTGAACAAGACGCTGACGTCGTTATGTTCATTCATCGTGAGGACAAATTCAACGAAGACACAGAACGTCCGAATATCGCGGAAGTTCTTATAGAAAAGCACAGAAATGGTCCCGTCGGAAGAGTAGAACTTTACTTTGATGAGAAGAAAAGCTCCTTTCTCAGTGTCACTAAAAGTGATTATGGGCAATTTGCCGAGGAGTTCGATCCCGGATTTTAA
- a CDS encoding EVE domain-containing protein: MNKKRNYWLMKSEPNTYSIDDLKQDKVTAWDGVRNYQARNFMRDDMKKGDLVLFYHSNAKPPGVVGVGEVSSKSYPDPTQFDENSQYFDAKATRDKPRWFLVDIKYKKKFKEVISLEYIKSLKKFSDMELTKKGSRLSVQPVKKHHFDALVKKGR, encoded by the coding sequence ATGAATAAAAAACGAAACTACTGGCTAATGAAAAGCGAGCCAAACACTTATTCGATAGATGATCTTAAACAAGATAAAGTAACTGCCTGGGATGGCGTCAGGAATTATCAAGCCCGCAATTTTATGCGTGACGATATGAAAAAAGGTGACCTTGTTTTGTTTTATCACTCAAACGCCAAACCACCTGGAGTAGTCGGAGTAGGGGAGGTGTCTAGTAAAAGCTATCCAGATCCGACACAATTTGATGAAAATAGCCAATATTTTGATGCTAAGGCAACAAGAGACAAACCGCGATGGTTTTTGGTCGATATAAAATACAAGAAAAAATTTAAAGAGGTGATCTCGCTAGAATATATTAAATCTTTAAAAAAATTCTCAGATATGGAACTTACAAAGAAGGGAAGTAGGCTATCGGTCCAGCCGGTCAAAAAGCATCATTTTGACGCACTCGTGAAGAAGGGCCGCTAA
- the rpmA gene encoding 50S ribosomal protein L27, translating to MAHRKAGGSAKNLTDSNPQYLGTKLYEGESAKEGSIIVRQRGTKIMPGQNVSLGKDHTIYARRAGKVSFEEVRKRNFNGTTSRKKRVSVL from the coding sequence ATGGCTCACAGAAAAGCCGGAGGTTCGGCAAAAAACCTCACTGACTCAAATCCACAGTATTTAGGTACCAAACTCTATGAGGGTGAAAGCGCCAAAGAGGGGTCTATTATAGTGCGTCAACGTGGAACAAAAATAATGCCGGGACAAAATGTCTCTTTGGGTAAAGATCATACAATTTACGCACGTAGAGCCGGAAAGGTTTCTTTTGAAGAAGTTCGCAAGCGTAATTTTAACGGTACTACATCTCGCAAAAAGAGGGTGAGTGTTCTGTAA
- the cysS gene encoding cysteine--tRNA ligase, whose protein sequence is MAIKLYNTYTREKEEFYPLNPPTVTMYNCGPTVYDYAHIGNLRGYVNADLLRRLLEHNGYEVKQVINITDVGHLVDDGDEGEDKIEKGAKREKKSVEEIIEHYTQAFLDDLQSLNIDTSNVYKYPRATDHISEQIELIKTLEEKGYTYTTSDGVYFDTAKYEDYGKLSNLDVEGLKEGIRVEANPEKRNSTDFALWKFSKPEEKREQEWDSPWGIGFPGWHIECSAMAMKYLGETLDIHTGGIDHIPVHHTNEIAQSVCATGRPFSRFWLHHEFVNVKEGKMAKSEGNFIRLKTLRDRGYEPLHYRYLLLQAHYRSIINFSFEALEASAKALSRLVHFYAELKEVERDTPKSQSNNYEEEFFASLEDDINSAEALAVVWKLIKDETIPRGEKKYELELFDSILGLGLSKLSREIYNVPPEIEELARERQKAKEAKNYELADELRDKITSRGFVVRDTKDGYEIESAKFSS, encoded by the coding sequence ATGGCTATAAAACTGTACAACACTTATACAAGAGAAAAAGAAGAATTTTATCCGCTGAACCCACCAACGGTTACAATGTATAATTGTGGGCCTACTGTATATGATTATGCTCATATCGGTAACTTGAGAGGTTACGTGAACGCCGATCTTCTTCGTCGCCTCTTGGAACATAATGGATATGAAGTAAAGCAAGTTATAAATATAACCGATGTTGGCCATCTGGTTGATGACGGAGATGAGGGCGAAGATAAGATCGAAAAAGGTGCAAAACGCGAAAAAAAGAGTGTAGAGGAAATAATAGAGCACTACACTCAAGCTTTTTTAGATGACCTTCAGTCTTTAAACATAGATACGTCTAACGTCTATAAATATCCTCGAGCCACAGATCATATTTCAGAGCAAATTGAACTGATCAAAACGCTAGAGGAAAAGGGTTACACTTACACAACTTCTGATGGAGTCTATTTCGATACCGCCAAATACGAAGACTATGGCAAGCTGTCTAATCTCGACGTAGAAGGACTCAAAGAAGGCATCAGGGTTGAAGCTAATCCGGAAAAGCGCAACTCCACGGATTTTGCTCTCTGGAAATTTTCAAAGCCTGAAGAAAAACGCGAGCAAGAATGGGATTCTCCTTGGGGTATTGGATTTCCCGGCTGGCACATAGAGTGCTCGGCAATGGCCATGAAGTATCTCGGAGAAACGCTTGATATACACACCGGCGGTATTGACCATATTCCGGTCCACCACACCAACGAGATCGCTCAATCAGTTTGCGCTACCGGCAGACCTTTTTCTCGCTTCTGGCTACACCACGAGTTTGTCAACGTGAAGGAAGGAAAGATGGCAAAATCCGAAGGTAATTTTATACGGCTGAAAACCCTACGTGATCGTGGATATGAACCATTGCACTATCGTTACCTACTACTGCAGGCTCATTATAGGTCTATTATCAATTTTAGTTTCGAGGCACTAGAAGCTTCTGCTAAAGCTCTTTCAAGGTTGGTTCATTTTTACGCGGAGCTAAAAGAAGTAGAAAGAGATACACCTAAGTCTCAAAGTAATAATTATGAGGAAGAATTTTTCGCGTCCCTAGAAGACGACATTAATTCAGCTGAAGCTCTAGCAGTTGTTTGGAAGCTTATTAAAGACGAAACGATTCCTCGTGGTGAGAAAAAATACGAACTAGAATTGTTTGATTCAATACTTGGGTTGGGCTTAAGCAAACTCTCTCGAGAGATATACAATGTTCCTCCTGAAATAGAAGAGCTGGCACGTGAGAGACAAAAAGCAAAAGAAGCCAAAAATTACGAATTAGCGGACGAACTGCGAGATAAAATAACCTCGCGGGGCTTTGTGGTGAGGGATACAAAGGATGGTTATGAGATAGAAAGCGCTAAATTTAGCTCCTAA
- a CDS encoding toprim domain-containing protein — protein sequence MSEFEKLTELFRKFPGIGIRQAQRFSHFIVRQDDSYVRELVTSLEKTKSAARFCSRCQKLSFSVNNENVCSICSSAHRDQTVIMVVEKDADLDHIEQSGVYNGQYFVLGGVLATRQGSRKESIRLVEMEETLKFYLDKGLEEIVLALSLTPEGENTNDYLSKKIRSFKGGKKLKISTLGRGLSVGSELEYSDKDTLRYALSSRK from the coding sequence ATGAGCGAATTTGAAAAGTTAACAGAATTATTTCGTAAGTTTCCTGGGATTGGCATACGCCAAGCTCAGCGTTTTTCTCATTTTATAGTAAGGCAAGATGATAGTTATGTACGTGAACTCGTGACGTCTTTGGAAAAAACAAAAAGTGCCGCTAGATTCTGTTCTCGGTGCCAAAAATTGTCCTTTAGTGTCAATAATGAAAATGTTTGTTCTATTTGCTCCTCAGCGCATCGCGACCAAACGGTCATTATGGTAGTGGAAAAGGACGCTGATTTGGATCATATAGAACAGTCGGGGGTGTATAATGGACAGTATTTCGTGCTGGGGGGTGTTTTAGCTACACGTCAAGGTTCTCGAAAAGAGTCAATAAGATTGGTGGAGATGGAAGAAACACTTAAGTTCTATTTAGACAAAGGTTTGGAAGAAATCGTTTTAGCTCTTAGCCTGACTCCTGAAGGTGAAAATACTAATGATTACCTTTCGAAGAAAATAAGGTCATTTAAAGGCGGTAAGAAACTAAAGATCTCTACTTTAGGTCGTGGGCTTTCCGTTGGGAGTGAGCTCGAGTATTCTGACAAAGATACTCTTCGCTACGCTCTGAGTTCGCGAAAATAA
- the rplI gene encoding 50S ribosomal protein L9 — MKVILLSSIPKVGNVNDIVDVSEGYAMNNLIPKGLARSASDKNVSAIEKQIKENKAKDEVRKNETAQTIRSLDKESFTVKASASEKGTLFSSISATDLSTQIKEDKGIDIDSSYIELDQPIKETGEHKVEIAIEDTKATIVVNIEPSE, encoded by the coding sequence ATGAAAGTAATACTATTATCATCAATACCGAAAGTAGGGAACGTAAATGACATCGTTGACGTTAGTGAGGGGTACGCTATGAACAATCTTATCCCTAAGGGCTTGGCACGTTCTGCCAGTGATAAGAATGTTTCGGCGATAGAGAAGCAAATAAAAGAAAATAAAGCCAAAGACGAAGTTCGTAAAAACGAGACCGCCCAAACCATTCGATCTCTCGATAAGGAGAGCTTCACAGTGAAAGCAAGTGCCAGCGAAAAAGGGACTTTGTTCTCTTCTATTTCCGCAACTGATCTATCTACACAGATCAAGGAGGATAAGGGGATTGATATTGACTCATCTTACATTGAACTAGATCAGCCGATAAAAGAAACCGGCGAGCATAAGGTAGAGATAGCTATCGAGGACACGAAAGCTACGATAGTGGTTAATATAGAACCATCAGAGTAG
- a CDS encoding Ada metal-binding domain-containing protein has protein sequence MSIQKNSNNSNTNDEENIGSIHTSIIVILLVLFVSFSAFALGRLSAEKNSSKGLVVETVPPNIFKEKGSNNGIEDEKASQGGSEEEVAEDRFLVGSKNSDKYHFPWCSGAKRINEENLISFSSYEEAKNAGYVAAQNCDGLE, from the coding sequence ATGAGTATACAAAAAAACAGCAATAATAGCAATACTAATGATGAAGAAAACATTGGATCTATTCACACTTCAATAATAGTAATTTTGCTTGTACTTTTTGTAAGTTTTTCCGCCTTTGCTTTGGGCAGATTATCTGCTGAAAAAAATAGCAGCAAAGGCCTGGTTGTTGAAACAGTTCCGCCTAATATCTTTAAAGAAAAGGGAAGTAACAACGGAATAGAAGACGAGAAAGCAAGTCAAGGCGGTTCAGAAGAGGAGGTGGCTGAAGATCGTTTTTTAGTTGGCTCTAAAAACTCAGATAAATATCACTTTCCTTGGTGTAGCGGAGCCAAAAGGATCAATGAAGAGAATTTGATCAGTTTCTCTTCATACGAGGAAGCCAAAAACGCTGGTTACGTAGCGGCACAAAATTGTGATGGGCTTGAATAG
- a CDS encoding DNA recombination protein RmuC — MEIILLVAILFLVVSVVVLAILLLRVNKKLSGKDNNDSLVFLQNQLNELSRTLDSKLSESSKSMNESVKTQFSESQKLIRDFTNDLKSITKEITEVKETNKQVFTITESLENLEKVLKNQKQRGSLGEAGLELILSNVLPPDAYQLQYGFSNGDIADAVIKTKEGIICIDAKFSLDNYNRIIAEEDNTKREALEKEFRNDLKQRIEETAKYIKPEEGTLPFAIMYIPAEGIYYDLLINQVGSVKVNTRSLIEYAYRDKNVIIVSPTTFVAYLQTILQGFRAFKIEESAKKIGKRVEELRRHLLAYEEHHNKLGNTLGTAVNHFNKSDKSFRMIDKDVLRISGEGLDHEVLNIPKPDQDEE; from the coding sequence ATGGAAATTATTCTTCTAGTGGCGATTCTGTTTTTAGTTGTTAGCGTAGTAGTTCTTGCAATATTGTTATTGCGAGTAAACAAAAAACTCAGCGGTAAGGACAATAATGACAGTCTGGTATTTTTGCAAAACCAGCTCAACGAGCTATCTCGCACTTTGGATTCAAAACTAAGCGAGTCCTCGAAATCTATGAACGAATCCGTCAAAACTCAATTTTCGGAATCACAAAAGCTAATTCGTGACTTTACTAACGACTTGAAAAGTATCACTAAGGAGATCACAGAAGTAAAGGAAACGAACAAGCAGGTTTTCACTATCACAGAAAGTCTGGAGAATTTGGAAAAGGTTTTAAAAAATCAGAAACAACGTGGCAGTTTGGGTGAAGCCGGACTAGAATTGATCCTTTCAAACGTTCTACCGCCGGACGCCTATCAACTTCAATACGGATTCTCAAATGGAGATATAGCAGACGCGGTCATAAAAACAAAAGAAGGAATTATTTGTATTGACGCTAAGTTTTCTCTGGATAATTACAACCGCATCATTGCTGAAGAAGACAACACAAAGCGCGAGGCATTGGAAAAAGAATTTAGGAATGATCTAAAGCAGCGCATTGAAGAAACGGCCAAATACATAAAACCGGAGGAGGGAACATTGCCGTTCGCGATAATGTACATACCGGCTGAAGGTATTTATTACGACCTTCTGATAAACCAAGTAGGGTCAGTAAAGGTAAACACTCGAAGTTTAATTGAATACGCCTATAGAGATAAGAATGTAATAATAGTTTCTCCGACAACTTTTGTTGCTTATCTGCAAACCATCTTGCAGGGCTTTCGAGCTTTCAAAATTGAAGAGTCCGCCAAGAAGATCGGGAAGCGAGTTGAAGAGCTAAGGAGACACCTATTGGCTTATGAAGAACACCACAACAAACTTGGTAATACATTAGGAACGGCAGTGAATCACTTTAATAAAAGCGACAAATCATTTCGAATGATAGACAAGGACGTGCTCAGGATATCCGGAGAAGGGTTAGATCATGAGGTATTAAATATCCCGAAACCGGACCAGGATGAAGAGTAA
- a CDS encoding 3'-5' exonuclease yields the protein MIVIDVETTGLDPNRHAVVSLGAVDFENPEHTFYSECRVFEDAEIDEQALIVNGFSKEDILNPSKEEPKVLLLAFREFAKLCKDATLAGQNPGFDLRFLEKAALREHIDWQFARHAIDLHTLCYAHMRMHKKPIPLKNNHSALNLARILEYVGLNNIDVPHHALEDARLTAECISRLIYNKPLFSEFKSLEIPNWVT from the coding sequence ATGATCGTTATCGATGTAGAAACCACTGGACTCGATCCTAACCGGCATGCCGTTGTCTCATTGGGTGCAGTAGATTTTGAAAATCCGGAGCACACTTTTTATAGTGAATGCCGCGTTTTTGAGGACGCAGAAATAGACGAACAAGCATTGATAGTAAATGGGTTTTCAAAAGAAGACATTCTAAACCCATCAAAAGAAGAGCCTAAAGTGCTGCTTTTGGCGTTTCGGGAATTTGCCAAACTATGCAAAGACGCAACGCTCGCCGGACAGAATCCAGGTTTTGATCTTAGGTTTCTTGAGAAAGCCGCACTGCGCGAACATATTGACTGGCAATTTGCTCGTCATGCGATTGATTTACATACTCTTTGCTACGCCCATATGCGCATGCATAAAAAACCTATTCCACTAAAAAACAACCACAGTGCACTTAATTTAGCGCGCATTTTGGAATATGTAGGACTCAATAATATAGACGTACCACATCACGCATTAGAAGACGCTCGACTGACCGCTGAGTGTATATCTAGGTTAATATACAACAAACCTCTTTTTAGTGAATTTAAATCTCTCGAAATACCAAATTGGGTAACATAA
- a CDS encoding thioredoxin domain-containing protein: MPENEEQLSKKERRNQKRAEKLERKAEEAKKEKQDAFMQNVFVWGFIALLGAGLVLFVGNLFSSDDALDNGGTQDISIAEDEWISGNPDAEVTLVEYADFQCPGCRQAHPVVQDIIEQYGDDVRVVYRHLPLVSIHDNAYAAARAAEAAGAQGEFFAMQDMLFENQDEWSSANNAEDIFAGYAEEIGLDMEEYENAFSSDEVKERIDEDLASAQRLGATGTPTFFLNGRSVQYNSYSQLIQIVGDEIQAVEEESENGEKETEEESGNSDEEETEEEA, encoded by the coding sequence ATGCCAGAAAACGAAGAGCAATTATCAAAAAAAGAACGCAGAAACCAAAAAAGAGCCGAAAAGCTGGAACGAAAAGCTGAAGAAGCTAAGAAGGAAAAACAAGATGCGTTTATGCAAAATGTCTTTGTGTGGGGTTTTATCGCGCTTCTAGGGGCCGGCTTGGTTTTGTTTGTGGGTAATCTTTTCTCCTCAGACGACGCTTTAGATAACGGAGGGACGCAGGACATCTCTATTGCTGAAGACGAGTGGATAAGTGGCAATCCTGACGCCGAGGTGACTTTGGTTGAGTACGCTGATTTTCAATGTCCGGGCTGCAGACAAGCTCATCCGGTAGTACAGGATATCATTGAGCAGTATGGTGATGACGTACGTGTAGTGTACAGACACCTGCCACTGGTATCTATACATGATAATGCCTACGCTGCGGCGCGCGCAGCCGAAGCAGCGGGCGCACAAGGTGAATTCTTTGCTATGCAGGATATGCTGTTTGAGAATCAAGACGAATGGTCTAGCGCCAACAATGCAGAAGATATTTTTGCTGGATACGCCGAAGAAATTGGTCTTGATATGGAAGAATATGAAAATGCATTTTCTTCCGATGAAGTTAAGGAACGCATAGATGAAGACTTAGCTTCCGCTCAGCGGCTTGGTGCCACTGGAACGCCCACCTTCTTTCTCAACGGTCGTAGCGTTCAGTACAATAGCTACTCACAGCTGATCCAGATTGTGGGAGATGAGATCCAAGCAGTTGAAGAAGAAAGCGAGAACGGCGAAAAAGAGACGGAAGAAGAATCGGGTAATTCAGACGAAGAAGAGACTGAAGAGGAAGCATAG
- a CDS encoding CorA family divalent cation transporter — protein MLHRYSHKGVTWVDSEIPSDEEINSLVEEFDLDFRLGEELSTRSFKPYMRRFNGTLYVALYFPALKHSHNDDKLQEVNFVLGGDFLITNHYDTIDPLHKLAKTFEVEEITSNEDVGENVSSVFYRIVRKLYRSVLYEIEFQRDELLEIEAHIFDGNEASAVEKLSRESLNLLVIEQTLATHKNLLEDLSVALSSFLEKDASDVSESIYSEYDKVVEKAKSNRGLVDELRKTNDALLVTKQNEVMKTFTILAFITFPLSVVAGIFGMNTESTPLVSDPNGFWYILAIMAFTGLVFYVIFRYKRWL, from the coding sequence ATGTTACATAGATATAGCCACAAGGGTGTTACCTGGGTAGATAGTGAAATACCTAGCGACGAAGAGATAAATTCTTTAGTGGAGGAGTTTGATTTGGATTTCCGTCTTGGAGAAGAGCTCAGTACTCGTAGCTTCAAGCCATACATGCGGCGCTTTAACGGAACGTTGTATGTAGCTCTCTACTTCCCCGCTTTGAAGCACTCGCATAATGACGACAAGCTTCAGGAGGTTAACTTTGTTCTCGGTGGAGATTTTCTGATAACGAACCATTATGACACTATCGATCCATTACACAAGCTGGCCAAAACGTTTGAGGTAGAAGAAATAACGAGCAATGAAGACGTGGGAGAAAATGTTTCCAGTGTTTTCTATAGAATAGTGCGCAAGCTTTACAGATCTGTTTTATACGAGATCGAATTTCAGAGAGATGAATTGCTTGAGATAGAAGCACATATTTTTGATGGCAATGAAGCTAGTGCGGTAGAAAAACTTTCTCGTGAAAGCCTAAATTTACTGGTTATTGAGCAAACTCTCGCTACACACAAGAACTTACTCGAAGATCTGAGTGTCGCGCTTTCGAGCTTCTTAGAAAAAGACGCGAGCGATGTGAGTGAGTCTATATATTCTGAATATGATAAAGTAGTTGAAAAGGCCAAGTCTAACCGAGGCTTGGTCGACGAACTTAGAAAAACCAATGATGCTTTGCTTGTAACAAAGCAGAACGAAGTAATGAAGACTTTTACTATTCTGGCTTTCATTACTTTTCCCCTCTCAGTTGTCGCTGGAATATTTGGTATGAATACAGAAAGTACTCCACTGGTAAGTGATCCAAACGGGTTTTGGTATATCCTTGCTATAATGGCATTTACCGGTTTAGTTTTCTATGTAATCTTCCGCTATAAGAGATGGCTATAA
- the rplU gene encoding 50S ribosomal protein L21, with amino-acid sequence MKLAVIESGGKQYTVQEGDTISIEKLDGVSEGDSVNFDNVLLIADGDKVSLGNPLVKDKKVSGVLKENKKGEKLHVRQFRSKSRYHRTYGHRQPLATVEIQKI; translated from the coding sequence ATGAAACTCGCAGTAATTGAATCAGGAGGAAAGCAATATACGGTACAAGAGGGAGATACTATTTCCATAGAGAAACTTGATGGCGTTTCTGAGGGCGATAGTGTTAATTTTGATAATGTACTCCTAATAGCCGATGGAGACAAAGTCTCTCTCGGTAATCCTCTTGTAAAAGATAAAAAGGTTAGCGGAGTATTAAAGGAAAACAAAAAAGGCGAAAAGTTGCACGTTAGACAATTCCGATCTAAGAGTAGGTATCACCGCACTTATGGACACAGACAGCCGCTAGCAACAGTAGAAATTCAAAAAATATAA
- a CDS encoding S41 family peptidase — protein MKGTENEKKLWSSIKGLAEAYDDPYTTFFPPKEAKEFEMEISGNFEGVGMEVGVKDEVLTVIAPLKGTPAEKAGVEAGDKILQIDETPTYNLTIDEAVDMIRGEKGTEVVLTVAREGESETIEIPITRGVIQIPTIDTELRNDGVFVISLYNFSGNATSAFEEALKEFVETDSEKLILDLRGNPGGYLQAAVEMASYFLDSGEVVVRETGRGGEEVEVYRSKGYDIFDQELDMVVLVNRGSASASEILAGALSENNVATLVGEKTFGKGSVQEVVEITPETSLKVTIAKWLTPNGVSFSEEGLTPDVEVELNSDELNSGNDKQMERAVELLLEN, from the coding sequence GTGAAGGGTACAGAAAACGAGAAAAAGCTATGGTCTTCTATAAAGGGCTTAGCCGAAGCCTACGATGATCCATACACTACTTTTTTCCCGCCAAAGGAAGCAAAAGAATTTGAAATGGAGATCAGCGGAAATTTTGAAGGAGTAGGAATGGAAGTGGGCGTTAAGGATGAAGTATTAACCGTTATAGCACCTCTAAAGGGAACTCCGGCCGAGAAAGCCGGTGTCGAAGCGGGGGATAAAATACTTCAAATAGATGAAACACCCACATACAACCTAACGATCGATGAAGCCGTCGATATGATCCGAGGAGAGAAGGGAACCGAGGTCGTACTAACTGTCGCTCGTGAAGGTGAAAGCGAGACAATTGAGATCCCTATAACACGAGGGGTAATACAAATACCAACCATAGATACAGAACTACGCAATGATGGAGTGTTCGTAATATCACTTTATAATTTTTCGGGCAATGCTACTTCCGCGTTTGAGGAGGCTCTCAAAGAGTTTGTAGAAACTGATTCTGAAAAACTTATTTTGGACCTGCGCGGCAATCCGGGCGGATATCTGCAAGCAGCGGTAGAAATGGCTAGTTACTTCCTAGATAGCGGGGAGGTTGTCGTGCGCGAAACAGGAAGAGGAGGCGAAGAGGTAGAAGTCTATCGCAGTAAAGGATACGATATTTTTGATCAAGAATTGGATATGGTCGTATTGGTTAACCGTGGCTCTGCATCTGCCTCAGAGATCTTAGCTGGAGCACTTTCAGAAAACAACGTGGCCACGCTGGTAGGAGAAAAAACTTTCGGCAAAGGATCGGTTCAAGAAGTGGTTGAAATAACACCCGAGACATCGTTAAAGGTTACAATCGCAAAGTGGCTAACGCCAAACGGAGTATCCTTCTCAGAGGAAGGTCTTACGCCCGACGTAGAGGTTGAACTGAATTCTGATGAGCTCAACTCAGGAAACGACAAACAAATGGAACGCGCTGTTGAATTACTTCTAGAAAATTGA